Within the Vagococcus carniphilus genome, the region TCTGTTTATGAAGATATAACACCGATTCGAATTGGTGTTAGTCTTACCATTGGTTTAAAAACTTTACCTATTGCTATTGAAATCTTTAAAAAAAAGTACCCTGAAACACCGTTAAAAATTTACGCTGAAAATATTGAGCAAATTCAGGAACGTCTACTAAACGGAGATATTGATGTGGCTTTTACAGAAGGATTTGAGTCTAATCAATTATTTGATTTAGAATTTCTTTCGACCTATCCAATTATTTGTGTCTGCGGAACTAATAGCCCTTGGGCGCAAAAAAAGAAATATAAAAAAGAAGAGTTCATTCAATTTCCTTTTTTACTTCGAGAAAAAGGGAGCTCCTTGCGGGATGTATTTGATCGTTCAACAAAGAAAGAAAATATTGAAATCGTTCCATTACTAGAAAGCGTTAATACAGAAGTCTTAATAACAAATGCTATTTATCACATGGGAGTTACTATCCTGCCAATGCCGCTAGCAAAAAAAGAAATTCGAAATCATACTCTCGTAGAAATAAAACTAGAAAACATCACCATGCAGTCAACTAACTACATTGTGACTCTACAAGGTAAAAGAAAAAATGTAAAATTAGATGAGCTCATCACTATTTTTAAAGAAGTAGAAAGTGATTTTAAAGATAACGAAAAAACCTAGTTAGGCATTTTTAGCTCAACTAGGTTTTTATCTATTTTATTTTTTATAAACAACTACTTCTATCTCTACGTCTGCCCCTAAAGGCAACTCATACACAGCGACACATGTTCTTGCTGGATATGGTTCACTAAACATCGTTTCATAAACGCCATTCATTCCTTGAAAGTTCTTCATGCTTGTTAGATAGACATTAGCTTTTACCACGTCATCAAATGTCACACCAGCATCTTTCATGACACGTTCTAAATTAATGAAACACTGTTTAGTCTGCTCTTCGATACTTCCTGTTACCTCTTCATAATCAAGCGCATTTTTAGCAACCTGACCTGAGAAAAAGAGATGGCTTCCTGCATCAATCGCATGAGAATAAGGTCCAGAAACAGAGACTTCTTTACCTGTATAACTTTTTCGACTCATTCAATAACTTCCTTTCATCGTTAATAGCCAGTATAGCATATCTGTTTTACTTACTATCACATCTATAAATCAATTAATCTAATTTGAATCATATTTTCATGCCCTGATAAATCTTCAATTAATTCATGCACATTAAAATTTTTAGGGATTTCAATGGTGTAAACATTGGTATAAATTCGGCGACTATCCTGTATTTCAACTGACACATTAATATCATTTACTTCAACTTTCTTTTGTTTAAAATATTCTGAAATAAACTCTTTGGTCTCCACTCTATGAACATATTTAACTTCTAAGTTTTTGATTGAGGGGACTGTGATCACTTTTGTTAATAGAGATAGTGTCCCTTGAATAATAACAAAACCAATTAAGGCTAGTTGATAATATCCCATACCAACCGCAAGTCCTAAACAAGCAACTGTCCAAAGAGAGGCGGCTGTTGTTAATCCTGCTACTGCTCGTTTTGTGACAATAATCGTTCCTGCCCCTAGAAAACCAATACCACTAACAACTTGAGCAATTAACCTCGTTTGATCAACTCGTAAAACAGTAGCTAATTCTTGATTTTCAGCAATTTTGGTAATTGTTTGCAGATAAATCTCTGTTTGAAGTAAAGCTATCACCGTAGCACCTACACACACTAAAATATGTGTTCTGATTCCTGCTGGTCTACTTTTAAACTCCCTATCAAAACCGATGGCTCCTGACATAAACACTGCCAATAACAAGCGTTGAATAATCTCCCAAAAAGTCATCCCATCACCCTTTTCTTATACTTTCCTTCTCTTTTATTGTACCTATTTTAATAAATCAAATCAAATAGGATAACCAGTGTTTTATGTTTATTTCTAAACCTTCAACTGTTACTATTAACATATAGTTAAAAACAAAAGGAGATGCTTCCATTGAAAAAATTTATTAAGTTTTTCGTGGCTTTTTCAATCTTTTTAATTTCTGCTTGGAAATTAAAATCTGAACTTGCCTCTATTAACTTTAAGGATGTTTATAATGTCATTCAAAACAGATCTTTCACATCTATTGCTGTTTTAGTCGGCGTTAGTCTACTGGGTATTTGGATACTTAGTCTGTATGATCTCGTTCTTGTGAAATCTCAAAAACTAAAAGTCCCTCTACTAAAAACAATTAAAATGAGTTGGATTATAAACTCCCTTAATACACTCATTGGTTTTGGTGGTATTATTGGTTCCACCATTCGATATAATTATTTTCAAAATTATACAACAAACGAGAAAGAAAAAACGGAGCTCAAAAAAAGCATCTCACTCTTACTTCTTTCCATGATAACAGGGATTGGTGTACTCTCTATTTTGGTTGTTAGTAATGTCTTTTCAGCTTCTTACTTACTAGAGCAAAAACCTGTTCTAAAAATTGGACTCTTTGTTTTGGCAGCTTTGTTGCCGATTTTCTTAATCGTAACAATCGCCAAGCCACCAGTTGCCTCAGATAGATTTCTAAGTTTAAAATACACTTGCGTATCAGTTCTTGATTATCTATTTGTCGGAATTGTCATGTTCTTAGCTCTTCGATTTGTTGAGGTTCATGTTAGTTTCTGGCAAATGGAGAGTGTCTTTATTATCGCAACCATCGCTGGATTAATCAGTATGGTTCCAGGTGGCTTGGGGGCTTTCGATGTCGTTTTCCTATTAGGGATGACTCATCAATTTGATATTAAGGAAGGGCCTGTTTTATTGGCACTTGTCTTTTACCGTTTAGCATATTATATTTTACCTTTCTTCTTTGGTCTTGTTTTATCCGTTAGTGAACTTCAGCTACTTGTTAAAGAGAAATTTAATACCGAAAATAACTTTATTATTTT harbors:
- a CDS encoding LysR family transcriptional regulator, which encodes MTIRQLQIFLEVCNHLSITKTAQSLYLSQPAVSKAIKELEQEIGLQLFDRINGKIFLNEEGRLFRIKAQQLLKDFDSLTHFSSVYEDITPIRIGVSLTIGLKTLPIAIEIFKKKYPETPLKIYAENIEQIQERLLNGDIDVAFTEGFESNQLFDLEFLSTYPIICVCGTNSPWAQKKKYKKEEFIQFPFLLREKGSSLRDVFDRSTKKENIEIVPLLESVNTEVLITNAIYHMGVTILPMPLAKKEIRNHTLVEIKLENITMQSTNYIVTLQGKRKNVKLDELITIFKEVESDFKDNEKT
- a CDS encoding RidA family protein, whose product is MSRKSYTGKEVSVSGPYSHAIDAGSHLFFSGQVAKNALDYEEVTGSIEEQTKQCFINLERVMKDAGVTFDDVVKANVYLTSMKNFQGMNGVYETMFSEPYPARTCVAVYELPLGADVEIEVVVYKK
- a CDS encoding MgtC/SapB family protein, with protein sequence MTFWEIIQRLLLAVFMSGAIGFDREFKSRPAGIRTHILVCVGATVIALLQTEIYLQTITKIAENQELATVLRVDQTRLIAQVVSGIGFLGAGTIIVTKRAVAGLTTAASLWTVACLGLAVGMGYYQLALIGFVIIQGTLSLLTKVITVPSIKNLEVKYVHRVETKEFISEYFKQKKVEVNDINVSVEIQDSRRIYTNVYTIEIPKNFNVHELIEDLSGHENMIQIRLIDL